DNA sequence from the Desulfosporosinus sp. Sb-LF genome:
CAAGGCCAAGGGCCGTTTCTATGAGAGCAATCAGTTTAATGCTGCCTGGGGTATGTCCTTCTTCTATTTCAATTTGATCAAGCATTTTATCAACAAGTTTTATTTCTTCTTCATTTGCCTTTGGGATCAGCAGCGTATCCGGTTTGACCCTAGCGATAACATCAACATCGTGAGGTCCAAATTCCGTATCCAAGGGGTTTACTCTCACGACAACTTCGACCTGTGAGTAATCTATAGTTTTGATGGCATCTCTTACCAAAATTCTGGCACTATCTTTTTCAGTTAGACTGACCGCATCCTCTAAATCTAGAATAATGGAGTCTGCCCCAAGAATTGCCGCATCTTGAAGCATACCCGGGTTATTTCCCGGCATAAAAAGCATCGATCTTCTCGATTTTCCCATTCTCATCCACCTCTACTAATTATACTACTAATAAATTGCTAGTTCCCCGCTAATAGTTTGCTGTTAATTACTAGATAATTACTAGAAAGCTCTCTTAATAGCCGTTTCTACCCTTGCACCGATCGTATAATCTAAAGCTCCCTTATCTTGAGCCTTAATCATAATCCCCTCAACGCCCATTTCCTTAACTTTATGTAAAATCACTTGCTCAATCACATCGCCGAACTGTCGCATAACGATACTTTCGAGTTCAAGCTCAACTTTTCCGGATTCATTTGGCATAACCATTATAAGAATATCATTGGACTCCAATGTACCTGCTTTAGCAACTTTAGTTATTTTCATTTAACTGACCTCTTTTTTAAAGTTTTTTCACCCAACGGGCAGTAATTACAAATCCCAGTTAAAGTGCAAACGCAACTAAGAAACTCCAGAGACCTTCCACGATATCTTGGAATTCCATATTGCCACGACCCGTTTACAAGTATAAAAAGTATTATTCCCAAAAATCCAATAACCAAAAAATGTAGCTGTTTATCGTTGAAGTGCAGGTCGAAAGAACATGACGCGCAACCGATATGCAAGACGAATACAAGGTGCTATAAAGCTTGATAGATGAGTTTCGCAGCCACTAATAACGACATCGTTACGAAAATTGGCTTGACGAGTTCTGCACCATAATTAATCGCAAGCTTCGTTCCGATGAGGGAGCCTAAAACCATAAATAGGGCCATAGGGATACCATAGTACAAGAGAATCTTTCCATTCCAGGCAAAGAGCAGAAGAGAGGTAAAGTTGCTGACGAAATTTAAAACTTTAGAATTAGCAGAGGCAACAACGAAGTCGAATCCGAAGATGGTAATAAGCGAAAAGATCAGGAAAGAGCCTGTTCCTGGACCGAAAAAACCATCATAAAATCCTAAGGCCAACGCAAGCAGACACCCTACAGCGATATTTATAGAATTAAGACCCTCGAATTTATTCTCCATCCCTAGGTTTTTATGGAGTAAAGTATAAATTCCCACTAATAAAATTAAGATTAGGACTGCTTTATTTAAAAAAGCAGAGCTAACCCCAAGAACGGCCCAAACTCCAAGGGATGCACCAATAAAAGTAAAGGGAATTTGCCACTTTACCAAGGAAAATTGTACTTTCCCAGAACGTGCAAACGCAACGGAACTGTTTAGAGAGGCCATAGATGCTGCGAATTTATTGGTTCCAAGAGCAAGATGGGGGGGCACACCAACCATCAGTAAGGCGGGCAGACTAATGAGCCCTCCTCCTCCAGCAATCGCATCCACTCCCGCAGCCAAGAAACCGAGAGTACAGATAATAAACAGATTAAGCCACATGTAAAAAATACCTCACTTATGACAATTTACTTTGCGAACTACCTCACAGTTGGCACGGAACTTGGCTTTAGATCCTCTTGCACATAGCAGGGCGGAACACAAGGTCCCCTCCAGCCATCACGGCACCTTGCCATCCTTGGCGTGCTCTAACCTCGAACATCCTGTTCGAGTCTTGGCCAGCGGATGTGCTTTTGCTCGGAACACTCACTCGTGTTCCGCCCTGCCCACTTGTATCAATGGGTTAAAGCCTTAGTTTGGCACGACTCACGAGTAAGTGTCTCGTGGCCCTCTCTACTTACCTTCCCGATACTTCAAAACGGCGAGCGTCCTATTCATCTCATTGTGTACGATCATAAACCCTTCATCGACACCCATGCCAGGTTTCGCCAGCATCTGATCTGGGCGGGAAGCTAACGATACATGTACCGCAGTCCGCGCACCGCCATCCGTTTCATTGCAGGATCCGCCAACATAAGCACCTATACCGAATTTCTTCGCATAGAGTACCGCTTCAATGGTGTTTTGAATTCCACCCAAGTCTGGGGTCTTGATTTGAACCATATCGGCCGCCTTAGCATCCACAAACTTGACGATATCCTCATACGTGTTGCACCACTCATCAGCGACGATTTCCACATTAACTCCATGAACCTTTAATGCATCGCGTAGAGACTTGAGTTGTTCGA
Encoded proteins:
- the citD gene encoding citrate lyase acyl carrier protein, with translation MKITKVAKAGTLESNDILIMVMPNESGKVELELESIVMRQFGDVIEQVILHKVKEMGVEGIMIKAQDKGALDYTIGARVETAIKRAF
- a CDS encoding TSUP family transporter; the protein is MWLNLFIICTLGFLAAGVDAIAGGGGLISLPALLMVGVPPHLALGTNKFAASMASLNSSVAFARSGKVQFSLVKWQIPFTFIGASLGVWAVLGVSSAFLNKAVLILILLVGIYTLLHKNLGMENKFEGLNSINIAVGCLLALALGFYDGFFGPGTGSFLIFSLITIFGFDFVVASANSKVLNFVSNFTSLLLFAWNGKILLYYGIPMALFMVLGSLIGTKLAINYGAELVKPIFVTMSLLVAAKLIYQAL